Below is a genomic region from Isosphaeraceae bacterium EP7.
GGCCGTATGATGAGGTTCCATCGCGAGCGCGGGGCCGCGGCAACAATCGCGTCTTACCCGCGCGAGGTGAAGATCGACTTCGGCGTGCTGGAGTTCGGCGACGACCCTCACGTGCTCGCCGGCTACCGGGAAAAACCCGAGTACTCGTTCCAGGTGAGCATGGGCATCTACATCCTCGACCCATCGGCCTGGGACTATCTGATCCCCGGCGAGCCCCTCGGCATGCCCGACCTGCTCGAACGGATGCGCGGCGACGGCCGCCCGGTCCATTGCTTCCGCCAGCCCTGCGACTGGCTGGATATCGGCCGGCACGACGACTACGCCACGGCCAACGAGATGTTCGAGGCGCGTCGGGCCCAGTTCCTCGGCGAGACGCCCACCTCGGCGATTCCCGCGCCACACCTGTCGACGGTCGCCTCGCGGGCCAAGGTAGGGCGCGACCTGTGAACGGACAAGCGACGGCAACCGGCCTCGTCCTCGTCGGCTACCTGATCGGCTCGATCCCGTTCGGACTGCTGGTGGCGATGCTGGTGCGCGGGGTGGACATCAGGACGGTGGGATCGGGGAACATCGGTGCGACGAACGTCGGCCGATTGCTCGGCTTCCGCTACTTCGTTCTCGTCTTCCTGCTCGACGCGCTCAAGGGATTCGCCCCGGCCTATCTCGCGGCGAAGCTGATGGGACCGACCTGGCCGTCGGTCCCGGTGCTCACCGCGCTGGCGGCGATCCTGGGACATACCTTCCCCATCTACCTGCGACTGCGCGGTGGCAAAGGGGTGGCGACGAGCCTGGGCGCGGTCTTCGCGCTCGACCCCGTGGCGGCGGGGTCGGCAGCCTGTGCCTTCATCGTCATCCTGTCGGCCTGCCGCTACGTCTCGATCTCTTCGCTGCTGGCAGGGCTGGCGTTCGCCCTGGTCCACTTCCAGCGGTCGAAGGCCCCCTGGTCGCCCGAGGAAATCGCCATGAGTTCGGTGACACTGGGCCTGCTGGGCCTGCTTGTGGTCAAGCACAGGTCGAACCTGGTCCGGGTCGCCGCCGGGACCGAGCCCAAGGTGACGCTGGGACGCAAGCGTGCAAGGCCCAGCGGTCGCGCGGCGGTTTTCGTCGTCCTGGGGCTGGCCGGCCTGGTCGCCTTGGGCTTGC
It encodes:
- a CDS encoding sugar phosphate nucleotidyltransferase; the protein is MRSIILAGGKGTRLRPFTAVFPKPLMPLGEHDPMPIMEVVIRQLARHGLGEISVITGYLTELIEAFFGDGHKFGATVEYRREVTPLGTAGGLTLLERPAEPVLVINGDILTTLDFGRMMRFHRERGAAATIASYPREVKIDFGVLEFGDDPHVLAGYREKPEYSFQVSMGIYILDPSAWDYLIPGEPLGMPDLLERMRGDGRPVHCFRQPCDWLDIGRHDDYATANEMFEARRAQFLGETPTSAIPAPHLSTVASRAKVGRDL